A DNA window from Porites lutea chromosome 6, jaPorLute2.1, whole genome shotgun sequence contains the following coding sequences:
- the LOC140942247 gene encoding protein kinase C alpha type-like, protein MIGEGAFGKVRLCEDRRTKRPYAVKQIIEPDPSSVEEKVLSLASSSPFITRLCEEVENPYPGHFIILEFVEGGDLFTELDENGWLSENRTRFYTAEIITGLQFLHQKGVIHRDLKPENILLTKKGDIKISDFGLSAIIDPVKQEKINNAEIIGTPRYMAPEIILLDPYDASVDWWALGVMVFTMLTGMMPFDAESEDELFDLIVHHYPQKPDKVTMSELSIDATELFLHLLEKYPQDRLGYKGGDYPCIRDHAFFHGFDWNRLEALELDRPP, encoded by the exons ATGATTGGTGAGGGAGCGTTTGGGAAG GTTCGTCTTTGTGAGGACCGTCGCACCAAGAGGCCATACGCGGTAAAGCAGATAATTGAACCTGACCCAAGCAGTGTGGAAGAGAAAGTATTGAGCCTAGCCTCGTCCAGTCCTTTCATAACAAGACTTTGTGAAGAAGTTGAGAACCCG TACCCTGGCCATTTCATTATACTAGAGTTCGTTGAAGGAGGAGACCTTTTCACTGAATTGGATGAGAATGGATGGCTCAGCGAAAATCGAACGAG GTTTTACACAGCTGAAATCATTACCGGCTTGCAATTTCTACACCAAAAAGGTGTAATACACAG GGACTTGAAACCTGAAAACATTTTGCTGACCAAAAAAGGAGACATCAAAATCAGTGATTTTGGGTTGTCCGCTATCATCGATCCAGTTAAACAGGAAAAGATTAACAACGCAGAAATTATCGGGACACCTCGTTACATGGCTCCTGAG ATTATTTTACTTGACCCATACGACGCAAGTGTGGATTGGTGGGCTCTTGGAGTCATGGTGTTTACGATGCTTACTGGAATG ATGCCGTTTGATGCTGAATCGGAGGATGAGTTATTTGATTTGATCGTACATCACTACCCACAGAAACCGGACAAAGTAACAATGTCTGAGCTGTCCATTGACGCCACTGAATTATTCCTACAC TTACTAGAGAAATATCCGCAAGACCGTCTCGGGTATAAAGGAGGCGATTACCCCTGCATCAGAGATCATGCTTTCTTTCACGGCTTTGACTGGAACAGACTGGAGGCGTTGGAACTCGACCGCCCACCTTAA